A region from the Oryzias latipes chromosome 20, ASM223467v1 genome encodes:
- the LOC110017319 gene encoding flap endonuclease 1-like, with protein sequence MGMFYQTIRMLEHGIKPVYVFDGKPPQLKSSELEKRGKRRAEAEKLLAQAQEMGEKENVEKFTKRLVKVIKQHNDECKKLLSLMGVPYIEAPSEAEASCAALVKEGKVFATATEDIAGLTFGTKVLF encoded by the exons ATGGGAATGTTCTACCAAACGATCCGCATGCTGGAGCATGGGATCAAGCCGGTGTACGTTTTTGATGGGAAGCCTCCACAGCTCAAATCATCAGAG CTTGAgaagagaggaaaaaggagggcaGAAGCTGAGAAGTTGCTTGCTCAAGCACAGgaaatgg gagaaaaagaaaatgtagaaaaattcACCAAACGTCTGGTTAAAGTGATTAAGCAGCATAATGACGAATGCAAAAAGCTGCTATCCCTGATGGGCGTTCCCTACATTGAG GCTCCAAGTGAAGCTGAAGCCAGCTGTGCTGCTTTAGTTAAAGAAGGGAAGGTCTTTGCTACGGCAACAGAGGACATAGCCGGCCTGACTTTTGGGACAAAAGTGCTTTtctaa